Part of the Arachis hypogaea cultivar Tifrunner chromosome 6, arahy.Tifrunner.gnm2.J5K5, whole genome shotgun sequence genome, GTTTGCGTGGAATTGTTAGTTATAAACACGTGCACTCGAGTGTGTGTGGTTGAGATTGACAAACTCAAGATTTGAGCTTCTTCCAAATCCACACCTCATTCATCATCTCTCCTCATTTTCTGATCCAGAAAGTATATatagtttgttttttatttagttttttactGCAAAAGATTTATTCATTTAAAATAGTTTGACGTAGACTTTCCATCCGAAAGTTTTAAATGACTTATATGTTGGTGTGGCATTTGGCAACCGTTTCAACCACAATTGTGGAATTCTTGGTTTTTCGAAGTCAGCAAATAACCACCTTGTTAGAAAAGAAGTTAAACTAAAAAGAATATAGATAaattgaagaaggagaagaatggtGGAAAAAGCAGAAGTGATAATAGTAGGTGCTGGAACTTCAGGTTTAGCTGCTGCAGCATGCTTAACACAAAAATCAGTACCATTCACTCTTCTCGAAAGAGAAGATTGTTTTGCTTCCTTATGGCAAAAATACACCTATGACCGTCTTCACCTTCACCTTGGAAAAAAAGTGTGTGAGCTTCCCTTTCTTCCATTCCCTGATTCCTACCCTCGCTATGTTCCTAAGAAGCTCTTCATTGAGTATTTAGACTCATATGTGAAGCACTTCAACATCAACCCTTTGTACTACAGATCTGTGGAGCTTGCGGAGTTTGATGAGGTGGATCGGAAGTGGAAGGTGAAGGCTAAGAATAGAAGCTCCGGTGAGGTTGAAGAGTATTCTGGAAGGTTCTTGGTGGTGGCTACTGGGGAGACTGCTGAGCCACGTGTCCCTCGGGTTGAAGGTTTGGAGAGTTTCAAAGGGAAAGTGATGCACTCCACAGGATACAAGAATGGGAAGGAGTTCAAAGATGAACATGTTCTTGTTGTTGGTTCTGGTAATTCTGGCATGGAGATTGCTTTGGATTTGTCCAATTTCGGTGCCAAACCTTCCATCATTGTTCGAAGCCCGGTAGGTAGTTTCCGGTGCTTTCTCGACAACTGTTTATTTGTGAAGTTAATTGTTGAAAATCCTTAAATGATTACCTGTTTTTAACTAATAACTACTTCATACAAAAACACATGCTTTCACCTATTTTTCAAGCCATTAATATGTGTATGGAAATATTTATATAGTTTCAATGCATTTTGTGGTTTCTAGCTCTGTTTTGCAGATTAATGTTATTGTTTTTTGTTTGTATTATTATGTAGGTTCATATTCTATCAAGGAATATGATGTATTATTCAGGGATGTTGTTGAAGTATTTGTCCCTAAGCACAGTGGAGAAGCTGCTTGTTATAGTGAGTAGGATAGTGTATGGGGATCTGAGCAAGTATGGGTTACCTTGGCCAAGTGAAGGACCTTTCACCATGAAAATCAAGTATGGCAAGTTTCCTATCATTGACTTGGGAACTATCAAGAAAATCAAGCATGGAGAGATTCAggtatattcatattttttatggTAATTTCGGTCCCTATTAATaagtgttgttaaaattaaaatcatatttttttatattttaataatatttttagacacattttttaaaaaatattaaacactTTTTAAAAGATGATAAGTATGATATCCACATAAATATAAACATATTAGAATCATCCATTTTTGTGCATGATGTTATGTCCTAGGAACGGGTAATGGtataattagattaaaaaaatacctATGTAGGACGTAGAATACAACATAtacaataaaagaacaagaactaAAAGCGTATAGGTCTTTGTCTGGTCCTTACAACTCAAAATGTCCAGGCATACTATATTAAATAATACTTAGTAGTGTGTTGTCTTTATCTATCAATTATCGTCGTATATTATATTAGTTAAGTGTATATTGTATGATATATAATGTTGCCGTTCAGGTGTTATCGGTAGAAATAGAGAAAGTTAGAGGTAACGAAGTGTTGTTTAAAGATGGCAAGTGTCACTCATTTGATTCGATCATATTTTGCACTGGCTTCAATAGATCAACACAAAGGTGGCTCAAGGTACAGGATAAATTAAATACTTCACATTTAACATATctaaacttatatatataaatcGTCACATGGTTATATGAACTACCTACAGGGAGGTGATGATCTTCTGAATGAAAATGGTTTAGTCAAGGTAAGTAATTTTTCAAATTACTGGAAGGGTAAGAACAATTTGTACTGCGTTGGGCTTGCACAAAAAAGATTCTTTGGAGCTAGCAGTGATGCTCAAAATGTAGCAAATGATATTGCCTCACTTCTCAATTAACATGTAATTCTTAATGTTTTCTTGGCCTGTATGGTTACTTTTTTGTGATAAACAAAGGGGCAAAACGACCAAAGACACTACGTAGAAACTATTCTTGGCCTGTATGGTTACTTTGAAGTTTGaacttttattcaaattttactATGTTAGTGTCAAACTAtgaagaatattttttttggtcAAAGCTATGAAGCACTATTTTTGTCACTATATGAAGCATGTTTTTACATACAACAAAACCGCATAGAAGCCCATCATATGAACAATTTTCTTGGATTGGCCCATCAAGAATTTTACTAGACCAAATTGAATTGAATATTGGGTCGGGTAACGAACAAGTTTTCTGCTTTTGGGTTTGGGCTAGATGTAGCCCGGGGTCCCGACCCAAAAAATGTGAAATGACAAATGAGATTATTCTCTTCTCACCAAATGTATATTGAAAATAACTACTTGCCAATGAGCCTTGGCTCTAGTGGCATTTCTCGTCCCTTCCTACTTCAAGGTCTAGGGTTCAAATTCTAGAGAATGCAATTGaggaaaaattgtaaaaatatgtGAGGAGTGTGTGGGTGTGTTGTGTACCTAGGATTGGGGATTGTCCAATCCAGTAGGGTACCTAGGATTGGGAGTTGTCCAATCCAccgaccaaaaaaaaataaaaaaataaataactacttttaataccaaaaaaaaaaacttggaaaTTACCGGAAATTATGAACTCCAAAAATGATTTAAGATAGTTCTTCCAGAACTTCACGCAAAATTGAGGGTATATTATTCTTTCGGACACGTTAACGCATGATATATGCAATTGGGAGGTGCACACTTAAAtggagaactcttagaaggtatATTTGGGATCTAGtatcttgataattcaaatagaatcttttattttaattattaaaaatagtgATGTATagtttagattaaataattattttatatattaaaaactataataatataaattaattatttaagttttattaat contains:
- the LOC112695855 gene encoding probable indole-3-pyruvate monooxygenase YUCCA10; the encoded protein is MVEKAEVIIVGAGTSGLAAAACLTQKSVPFTLLEREDCFASLWQKYTYDRLHLHLGKKVCELPFLPFPDSYPRYVPKKLFIEYLDSYVKHFNINPLYYRSVELAEFDEVDRKWKVKAKNRSSGEVEEYSGRFLVVATGETAEPRVPRVEGLESFKGKVMHSTGYKNGKEFKDEHVLVVGSGNSGMEIALDLSNFGAKPSIIVRSPVHILSRNMMYYSGMLLKYLSLSTVEKLLVIVSRIVYGDLSKYGLPWPSEGPFTMKIKYGKFPIIDLGTIKKIKHGEIQVLSVEIEKVRGNEVLFKDGKCHSFDSIIFCTGFNRSTQRWLKGGDDLLNENGLVKVSNFSNYWKGKNNLYCVGLAQKRFFGASSDAQNVANDIASLLN